A DNA window from Rhineura floridana isolate rRhiFlo1 chromosome 11, rRhiFlo1.hap2, whole genome shotgun sequence contains the following coding sequences:
- the LOC133368019 gene encoding lutropin subunit beta-like, with translation MKVTQVNVRLALRLLNSCFPCLSLLFCVQGKIPLLAAFLLLAASHCASHRSSTGGSNLACRPVNVTIAAEKDDCPVCMPITTTICSGYCETREMLLKDERIVFHQRVCTYREVRYETVLLRECPSGVDPSFTYPVALSCHCDLCKMDSSDCTVQSTGPNSCSNQGLFV, from the exons ATGAAGGTGACACAG GTCAACGTACG CCTTGCTCTCAGACTCCTCAATTCCTGttttccctgtctctctctcctcttttgtGTCCAGGGAAAGATTCCATTGCTGGCAGCATTCTTACTCTTGGCTGCAAGCCACTGTGCCAGCCACAGGAGCAGCACAGGCGGCAGCAACCTGGCCTGCCGCCCAGTCAATGTCACCATCGCAGCAGAGAAAGACGACTGCCctgtctgcatgcccatcaccaccaccatctgtAGTGGCTACTGTGAGAccagg GAGATGTTGTTGAAGGACGAGAGGATAGTCTTCCACCAGAGAGTCTGTACCTACAGGGAGGTACGTTACGAGACTGTGCTCTTGCGGGAATGCCCATCCGGTGTGGATCCATCCTTCACATATCCTGTGGCTCTCAGCTGCCACTGTGATCTCTGTAAGATGGACTCTAGCGACTGCACTGTCCAGAGCACCGGGCCCAACTCCTGTAGCAACCAAGGCCTCTTTGTCTAA